The Streptomyces fungicidicus nucleotide sequence ACGGCCAGTACGAGGTGGCCGGCTGTCTGGCGCACGGCGGCCTTGGCTGGGTCTACCTCGCCGTGGACCGGGCGGTGTCCGACCGCTGGGTGGTGCTGAAGGGCCTGCTGGACACGGGTGACCAGGACGCGATGGCGGCGGCCATCTCCGAGCGGCGGTTCCTCGCGGAGATCGAGCACGCCAACATCGTGCGGATCTACAACTTCGTGGAGCACCTCGACCAGCGCACCGGCTCCCTCGACGGCTACATCGTCATGGAGTACCTGGGCGGCAAGTCCCTGAAGGAGATCGCCAACGGCCGCCGCACCCCGGCGGGCAGACGCGATCCGCTGCCGGTGGAGCAGGCCTGTGCCTACGGCATCGAGGCCCTGGAGGCACTCGCCCATCTGCACAGCCGGAACCTGCTCTACTGCGACTTCAAGGTCGACAACGCGATCCAGACCGAGGACCAGCTGAAGCTGATAGACATGGGCGCGGTGCGCCGGATGGACGACGAGGAGTCGGCCATCTACGGCACGGTGGGCTACCAGGCGCCCGAGGTCGCCGACGCCGGCCCGTCGGTGGCGTCGGACCTGTACACGGTCGCCCGTACGCTCGCCGTCCTCACGTTCGACTTCCAGGGCTACACGAACGTCTACGTGGACTCGCTGCCCGACCCGGACAACATCGAGGTGTTCCGGCAGTACGAGTCGTTCTACCGGCTGCTGGTGCGCGCCACCGATCCGGACGCGGCCCGCAGGTTCGCCTCCGCGCAGGAGATGACCGAGCAGCTGACGGGCGTGCTGCGCGAGGTGGTCTCGCTCCAGTCGGGCCGGGCCCGCCCGGCGCTGTCCACCCTCTTCGGACCGGAAACCAGGGTCACCGACACGGTGTTGTTCCCCGCGCTCGACGGGGACGTCTCCCGCCTGGGCACCCGCCCCGGCTCCCGTGCCGTGCGCCGGTCCCGCGGGGGGACGCCGCCCGCGCTGCCGCCCGCCGCCGGCGGGGGCCCCGCCCTGGTGGCTCCCGTCGACTGTGCCGCCGCCGCGCTCGCGCTGCCCGTGCCGCTCGTCGACCCCTCCGACCCCAACGCCGGTTTCCTGGCGGGCCTGCTGACGTCCGCGCCCGGTGAGCTGATCAACGCGCTCGCGGCGGCGCCCGCCCCGTCGGCCGAGACCCGGCTGCGCGAGGTCCGCGCCCGGCTGGAGACCGGCGAGTGGCCCGCCGCGCTGGCGGTGCTGGGCACGCTGGAGCAACAGGACCCCGACGACTGGCGGGTGGTCTGGTACCGGGGCGTGGCCGCGCTGGTCACCGGCGACCACGAGGGCGCCGCGCTCGCCTTCGACGCGGTCTACGACGCGTTCCCCGGCGAGATCGCGCCGAAGCTGGCGCTGGGCGTGTGCGCCGAGGTACTGGGCCAGTTGGACAACGCCGCCGAGTACTACCGGCTGGTGTGGGCGACCGACCCGAGCTGTGTGAGTGCCGCGTTCGGTCTCGCCCGGGTGCGGTTGGCGGCCGGGGACCGCGGCGGCGCCGTGCGGACGCTGGAGTCGGTGCCGGAGTCCTCCATCCACTACACGGCCGCGCGGGTGGCGGCCGTCCGGGCGCGGCTGCGCGGGCGTACGGCGGCCGACGGTGACGTACCGTTCCTTGACGACCTGTCCGCCGCCGCCGGGCAGGTCGAGGCCTTGGAGGCGTACGGTCTGGATCCGGCGCGCCGGGAGCTGTTGTCGGCGGAGGTCCTCGGCTGTGGGCTGGACTGGGTACTCTCCGGGGGCCAGGGTTCCGCCCTTCCCGCCGCCGGGGGACGGACGCTGCTCGGCAGCGGCCTGGACGAACGGGGCCTGCGCTTCGGCCTGGAGCGTTCGTACCGCGCGCTGGCCCGGCTGGCGCGCAGCGGCGAGGAGAGGATCGACCTGGTGGAACGTGCCAATCGTTACCGCCCCCGGACGTGGGTGTAGTTGATGTCCCAGATGCCCCAGCAGGCCGCTCTGCCGAAGTGCCCGAGCTGCGAGGAGCCCCTCGAGTCGGGTGATCGTTTCTGCGGTGCGTGCGGATACGACCTGTCGGCCGTTCCCGCACGGCCGCGGGACGAGCCGACGATCGCCATGAACGGCACGGTGCCCGCCCAGGCGCCGGCCGACCACGGCGTGCCCCGGCCTCCGGCGGCTCCGCCCGCCGCTCCGGCTCCCCCGGCCGCCCCGCCCGCCGCCGCGGCCTGGCCCGCCCCGGACGGCCCCGCCGACCCGGAACCGGCCCACCGCCCGGCCGACGTGCCCGGCACGAACTCGGACGGCTCCCCCCTGTCCGGCGCTCCCGCCGCGCCCCAGGTCCCGGCCCAGGACACGCCCGTACGGCCTTCCCCCGCCGAGGGCGCCCCTGTGCCGCCTCCGCCGCCCCCCGCCGCACCGTCGTCCGGGGTGCGTTTCGACCGGCGGGCGCAGCCGGACGGACAGGCCGCCGACGGCCCGGCCGGGCAGCCCGACGAGTACCCGCTGCAGGCGCCGGACCCGCGGGTGGCCGCCGAGCCGGCGGGGGCCGGCTCCGCCGCCGCGGTGTGCGTGGCCTGCCGCGCGGGCCGGGTGGACGACGACGGCTACTGCGAGAACTGCGGCCACGCCCAGCCGCGCGAACGGGACCACATGGAACAGGAATGCGGCCCCCTGGCCGCGGTCAGCGACCGCGGACTGCGCCACCACCGCAACGAGGACGCCTTCGGCGTGGGCACCACGGCGCTGCCGGACGGCTCCCCCGTCTCCGTGGCGATCGTCTGCGACGGCGTCTCCTCCGCGACCCGCCCCGACGAGGCGTCACTCGCCGCCTCCCGCGCGGCGAACGAGTCGCTGCTCGCGGCCCTGCCGCGCGGCACCCACCCGCAGCAGGCGATGCACGACGCGATCGTCGCCGCCGCCGAAGCGGTCGACGCGCTGGCCGGCGAGCCCGCGGCGGCCCGTGAGCGCGACCCGCACGAGAACGCCCCGGCGTGCACCATCGTCGGGGCCGTGGTCACGGCCGGCCTGCTGGTCGTCGGCTGGGTCGGCGACAGCCGCGCCTACTGGGTGCCGGTCGACCGCTCCGCCCCGGCGGCCCGGCTCACCGAGGACGACTCGTGGGCCGCGCAGATGGTCGCCGCGGGCCTGATGGGCGAGGCCGAGGCGTACGCCGACCAGCGCGCCCACGCGATCACCGGCTGGCTCGGCGCCGACGCCTACGAACTGGAGCCGCACACCGCGTCGTTCAAGCCGGACCGGCCCGGCGTGGTCGTGGTCTGCACGGACGGGCTGTGGAACTACGCGGAGTCGGCCGACGAGATGGCCGGGGTCGTGCCCGAGGACGCCGCAGTACGGCCCCTGCACGGGGCCCGCGTACTGGTGGGTCACGCCCTCGACGGCGGGGGCCACGACAACGTAACAGTGGCCCTCGTGCCGTTCCCGGCCGTCCCGCAGGGGGCAGGATCGGCCTGAGGCCGCTCACGGGAAGCCTCTCGCGGGGAAGCCTCAACGGACCGGAGGGGACCGGTCCGTCATCCGTCGTCGCCCCGCGCCGCCGGGGCAGCCAAGGGGGAGCGAAAAAGGCATGGCCAATTTCTCCAAATCGAACGTGCCGCAGTTCTCGGTGGACGTGTACCAGAACGCGTATCTGCCGGAGGGCGGCCGCGAGGTCAACGCCATCGTCACGGTGACGGCGACCGGCGGCGGCACCATCGGCAGCGCGGTGACGGCGCCCCACCTCTACTCGCCCGGTGAGGGGCCGTCGGCCGCCGTGGTCCTCATGGTCGACTGCTCCGGCTCGATGGACTACCCGCCGACCAAGATGCGCAACGCCCGCGACGCCACGGCCGCCGCGATCGACGCCCTGCGCGACGGCGTGCGCTTCGCGGTGGTCGGCGGCACGCACGTGGCCAAGGAGGTGTACCCGGGCGGCGGCGGTCTCGCGGTCGCCGGTCCCGGCACCCGTGAGCAGGCCAAGCAGGCGCTGCGGAAGCTGAGCGCGGGCGGCGGCACGGCGATCGGCACCTGGCTGGGGCTGGCCGACCGGCTGCTGGCGTCTGCGGACGTGGCGATCCGGCACGGCATCCTGCTCACCGACGGCCGCAACGAGCACGAGTCGCAGGAGGACCTCAAGGCGGCCCTGGAGGCCTGCGCCGGACGCTTCACCTGCGACGCCCGCGGCGTCGGCACCGACTGGGAAGTGAAAGAAGTCACAGGCGTCGCCTCCGCCCTGCTCGGCACCGCCGACATCGTCGCCGACCCGGCCGGTCTGGCCGCCGACTTCACGCGGATGATGGAGACGGCGATGGGCAAGGAGGTCGCGGACGTCTCGCTGCGGCTGTGGACCCCGGTCGGCACGACTGTGAGGTTCGTCAAACAGGTCGCGCCCACCGTCGAGGAGCTGACCGGCCGCCGCACCGAGGCGGGCCCCCGCGCCGGCGACTACCCGCTGGGTTCCTGGGGCGACGAGTCCCGTGACTACCACCTTTGCGTGGAGGTCCCGCCCGCCGGCGTCGGACAGGAGATGCTGGCCGCCCGGCTGTCGCTGGTGATCCCCCGGCCCGGCGAGGAGACCGCGCGCAACCTCGGGGCGCAGGGTCTGGTGCGGGCCGTGTGGACGGACGACATGGCCGCCTCGACGTCGATCAACCCTCAGGTCGCCCACTACACGGGGCAAGCGGAACTGGCGGAAGTCATCCAACAGGGTCTCGATCTCCGCAAAGAGGGCGATATGGACGGAGCGACGGCCAAACTGGGCAGGGCCGTCCAGCTCGCGAGCGCGTCCGGCAACGCGGATACTGCGAAACTGCTTGCGAAGGTGGTGGACGTGGTCGATGCCGCGACGGGTACTGTGCGACTGAAGGCGAAGGTCGAGGAGGCCGACGAGATGACGCTCGAAACTCGGTCGACAAAGACTGTTCGTGTAAAGAAGTGATCCGAAACTAGTCGAGCCCGACCCCCCGGGGTTGGAGAAACCGGTCGTCACCGGCCGGACAAGGAGAGGGGGAAGCGCCGACATGCCGACCTGCCCGAACGGACACCAGTCGGGTTCCGACGACTGGTGCGAGGTGTGCGGTCACCGCATGGCGGGTGCCGTGCCCCCACCTCCTCCCCCGCCGCCCGCGCCCGGCGGTGGTTACGGGTTCCCGCCGCCCGGCGGTCCCGCCGGCGGCCCCGGTGGCTTCGGCGGCCCCGGTG carries:
- a CDS encoding PP2C family serine/threonine-protein phosphatase; protein product: MSQMPQQAALPKCPSCEEPLESGDRFCGACGYDLSAVPARPRDEPTIAMNGTVPAQAPADHGVPRPPAAPPAAPAPPAAPPAAAAWPAPDGPADPEPAHRPADVPGTNSDGSPLSGAPAAPQVPAQDTPVRPSPAEGAPVPPPPPPAAPSSGVRFDRRAQPDGQAADGPAGQPDEYPLQAPDPRVAAEPAGAGSAAAVCVACRAGRVDDDGYCENCGHAQPRERDHMEQECGPLAAVSDRGLRHHRNEDAFGVGTTALPDGSPVSVAIVCDGVSSATRPDEASLAASRAANESLLAALPRGTHPQQAMHDAIVAAAEAVDALAGEPAAARERDPHENAPACTIVGAVVTAGLLVVGWVGDSRAYWVPVDRSAPAARLTEDDSWAAQMVAAGLMGEAEAYADQRAHAITGWLGADAYELEPHTASFKPDRPGVVVVCTDGLWNYAESADEMAGVVPEDAAVRPLHGARVLVGHALDGGGHDNVTVALVPFPAVPQGAGSA
- a CDS encoding serine/threonine-protein kinase, with translation MSEPGSAPGGTPGNARTGQAARSACQRPDCGGAYEDVGGGELYCDTCGLAPVVSPTGMVASPPTGVTAHGRDSRGSGSTGAGGHSGRSGRSSRTSSQSSKSRRSVSGRLSRSLSGRTTGRSVSVRSSGAGAGPSGRGRLGAGLVEVPPIPRPDPRVMVLDNPEVPERKRFCSRADCGAQVGRARGGRPGRTEGFCTKCGHPYSFVPKLRDGDVVHGQYEVAGCLAHGGLGWVYLAVDRAVSDRWVVLKGLLDTGDQDAMAAAISERRFLAEIEHANIVRIYNFVEHLDQRTGSLDGYIVMEYLGGKSLKEIANGRRTPAGRRDPLPVEQACAYGIEALEALAHLHSRNLLYCDFKVDNAIQTEDQLKLIDMGAVRRMDDEESAIYGTVGYQAPEVADAGPSVASDLYTVARTLAVLTFDFQGYTNVYVDSLPDPDNIEVFRQYESFYRLLVRATDPDAARRFASAQEMTEQLTGVLREVVSLQSGRARPALSTLFGPETRVTDTVLFPALDGDVSRLGTRPGSRAVRRSRGGTPPALPPAAGGGPALVAPVDCAAAALALPVPLVDPSDPNAGFLAGLLTSAPGELINALAAAPAPSAETRLREVRARLETGEWPAALAVLGTLEQQDPDDWRVVWYRGVAALVTGDHEGAALAFDAVYDAFPGEIAPKLALGVCAEVLGQLDNAAEYYRLVWATDPSCVSAAFGLARVRLAAGDRGGAVRTLESVPESSIHYTAARVAAVRARLRGRTAADGDVPFLDDLSAAAGQVEALEAYGLDPARRELLSAEVLGCGLDWVLSGGQGSALPAAGGRTLLGSGLDERGLRFGLERSYRALARLARSGEERIDLVERANRYRPRTWV
- a CDS encoding vWA domain-containing protein; protein product: MANFSKSNVPQFSVDVYQNAYLPEGGREVNAIVTVTATGGGTIGSAVTAPHLYSPGEGPSAAVVLMVDCSGSMDYPPTKMRNARDATAAAIDALRDGVRFAVVGGTHVAKEVYPGGGGLAVAGPGTREQAKQALRKLSAGGGTAIGTWLGLADRLLASADVAIRHGILLTDGRNEHESQEDLKAALEACAGRFTCDARGVGTDWEVKEVTGVASALLGTADIVADPAGLAADFTRMMETAMGKEVADVSLRLWTPVGTTVRFVKQVAPTVEELTGRRTEAGPRAGDYPLGSWGDESRDYHLCVEVPPAGVGQEMLAARLSLVIPRPGEETARNLGAQGLVRAVWTDDMAASTSINPQVAHYTGQAELAEVIQQGLDLRKEGDMDGATAKLGRAVQLASASGNADTAKLLAKVVDVVDAATGTVRLKAKVEEADEMTLETRSTKTVRVKK